In a genomic window of Bradyrhizobium sp. LLZ17:
- a CDS encoding MASE4 domain-containing protein encodes MRQRQFVGLVGGAPASGPDIAQAGQQSANAAAEAQDDEQEFPLVIANMPATPRQKAWAVGVAVLLLVVAALIAPFARIQLGQINGFVPVLQTALALAELITAALLFAQFAIQPQRALLALASGYVSSGSFAFLQTLAFPNGYAPAGVIGDGLDSPAWLYVLWHTAFPAAILVYGFTKDHSRAGRPGRPAIVAIAITIGCIAIALAGLTWIVTEKAEYLPSFYLSDVRHQTALGNQVNLILLLWNMTALTLLFVRMRTILDLWLMVTLLAYLPNFLVAIIGSSVRFTIGWYAARGFVLIGSCMLLTVLLIETMFLYSRLASVIALQRRERANRLLSIDAVTGAIAHELRSPLGAISLNASTGLSYLQAAFPELEDLENILCDIEADANRAAVIISSIREMTIKTAHSGASTNVEDVAELALRLLKHDLLANRVSLATEFQGNIPPVAMDGTELQQIVLNLCKNAIDAMNSVPADQRRLRIRTGLDGGTTVHLSVEDSGAGVSPQHQQRIFDPFFTTKQEGMGLGLAISSNLAARCGGKLRLVKSNVKGSVFELEMPVSAQS; translated from the coding sequence ATGAGGCAGCGCCAGTTCGTGGGACTTGTCGGCGGTGCGCCAGCATCAGGGCCGGACATTGCGCAAGCGGGCCAGCAATCGGCCAACGCGGCCGCCGAGGCTCAAGACGATGAGCAAGAATTCCCATTGGTCATCGCAAACATGCCCGCAACCCCTCGCCAAAAGGCCTGGGCGGTGGGTGTAGCCGTCTTGCTCCTTGTCGTTGCAGCGCTCATCGCGCCGTTCGCCCGGATCCAATTGGGCCAGATCAACGGCTTCGTTCCAGTATTGCAGACCGCATTGGCCCTGGCCGAGCTCATCACGGCAGCCCTGCTGTTTGCTCAATTTGCGATCCAACCTCAGCGGGCGCTTCTCGCCCTCGCCAGTGGATACGTTTCCAGCGGATCGTTTGCGTTCTTGCAGACGCTCGCCTTTCCGAATGGGTACGCTCCCGCAGGTGTCATTGGGGATGGACTGGATAGTCCTGCTTGGCTTTATGTGCTTTGGCACACAGCCTTTCCCGCAGCGATCCTGGTCTACGGGTTCACGAAGGATCATTCCAGGGCCGGCAGACCAGGCCGACCTGCAATAGTGGCGATCGCAATTACGATCGGCTGTATCGCCATCGCGTTAGCAGGACTGACGTGGATCGTGACGGAGAAAGCCGAATATCTCCCTAGTTTCTACCTGAGCGACGTCAGGCATCAGACTGCTCTCGGCAATCAGGTCAACCTGATACTTTTGCTATGGAACATGACTGCTCTCACCCTCCTGTTTGTGCGCATGCGCACCATTCTTGACCTCTGGCTGATGGTCACTTTGCTCGCCTACTTGCCCAATTTCCTAGTGGCGATCATCGGCAGCTCAGTTCGATTCACCATCGGTTGGTATGCAGCACGCGGGTTTGTTCTGATCGGCAGCTGCATGTTGCTGACCGTCTTGCTCATCGAAACAATGTTTCTATATTCTCGTCTCGCCAGCGTCATCGCTCTGCAGCGTCGCGAACGAGCGAACCGGCTTCTCAGCATTGACGCGGTCACTGGGGCGATCGCACACGAGCTGAGATCGCCCCTGGGCGCCATCTCGCTCAATGCTTCGACAGGCCTGAGTTACCTGCAAGCTGCCTTCCCTGAACTGGAGGACCTCGAGAACATCCTTTGTGACATCGAAGCCGACGCCAATCGGGCGGCTGTCATCATATCGAGCATTCGCGAGATGACAATCAAAACGGCGCACAGCGGCGCTTCGACAAACGTCGAGGATGTCGCAGAGCTTGCGCTGAGACTGTTGAAGCACGATCTCCTGGCCAATAGGGTATCGCTAGCTACGGAGTTTCAGGGCAACATTCCTCCAGTCGCCATGGACGGCACCGAGCTTCAGCAGATCGTCTTGAACCTCTGCAAAAACGCGATTGACGCAATGAACTCTGTCCCCGCCGACCAGCGAAGGCTACGCATAAGAACCGGCCTTGATGGCGGCACGACGGTCCATTTGTCCGTCGAAGATTCGGGCGCCGGCGTCTCACCGCAGCATCAACAGCGCATCTTCGACCCGTTCTTCACGACGAAACAAGAGGGTATGGGGTTGGGGCTGGCTATCTCCTCCAACTTGGCCGCAAGGTGTGGAGGAAAGCTGAGGCTGGTCAAATCGAACGTCAAGGGCTCCGTTTTCGAGCTGGAAATGCCTGTCTCCGCGCAGTCTTAG